From Chroogloeocystis siderophila 5.2 s.c.1, the proteins below share one genomic window:
- a CDS encoding YggT family protein codes for MSSIYLLTNTLVTFITIYTYILIIRVLLTWFPNIDWYSQPFAAISQITDPYLNLFRSFIPPLGGIDISPILAILLLQVAGSLIGGLPGAFAYY; via the coding sequence ATGAGTTCCATTTACTTACTGACAAATACGCTTGTTACATTTATCACAATTTACACCTATATCCTCATTATTCGGGTACTCCTCACCTGGTTCCCTAATATTGATTGGTATTCGCAACCTTTTGCTGCAATCAGCCAAATCACCGATCCTTATTTGAATCTATTTCGTTCGTTTATTCCTCCCTTGGGCGGAATTGATATTTCACCGATTTTGGCTATTTTGCTATTGCAAGTAGCAGGAAGCCTCATCGGTGGATTACCAGGAGCATTTGCTTACTACTAA
- a CDS encoding shikimate dehydrogenase yields the protein MQVITGKTQLLGVIGHPVEHSLSPVMHNAAIAHLKLDYAYLPLSVKPEALTAAVAGFAAINLKGFNVTIPHKQAILPLLSEISDVAQAVGAVNTVWRQGDTWAGTNTDVVGFLAPLQDINCDWNSAVALILGYGGAARAVVAACAQLGCPTIHVIGRNLQKLQQFYASWHDADISSKLQVHTWDKLPQLIPQATLLVNTTPVGMHPHTEASPLSVAEMMLLSSNAIAYDLIYTPRPTQFLQQAEKQGAMTIDGLEMLVQQGAAALNIWLQQSVPIDIMRQALQQQLIKR from the coding sequence ATACAAGTGATTACAGGTAAAACACAACTACTTGGCGTGATTGGGCATCCGGTAGAACACTCGCTGTCTCCGGTAATGCATAATGCAGCGATCGCCCACTTAAAGCTCGATTATGCCTATCTACCTCTATCAGTTAAACCAGAAGCTTTAACCGCAGCAGTTGCTGGATTTGCAGCAATCAATCTCAAAGGCTTTAACGTGACGATTCCCCATAAACAGGCAATTTTACCGTTGCTGTCGGAAATTTCTGATGTGGCTCAAGCGGTGGGAGCCGTTAATACAGTTTGGCGCCAAGGTGATACTTGGGCAGGTACAAACACCGATGTTGTAGGCTTTCTGGCTCCGTTGCAAGATATAAATTGCGATTGGAATAGTGCTGTAGCACTAATCTTAGGCTATGGGGGAGCCGCAAGAGCAGTCGTCGCTGCTTGCGCTCAATTGGGTTGTCCGACAATTCACGTCATTGGTCGTAACTTGCAAAAGCTACAGCAATTTTACGCTAGTTGGCACGATGCAGATATCAGCAGTAAATTACAAGTTCATACTTGGGATAAATTACCACAATTGATTCCCCAAGCGACTTTATTAGTCAATACAACTCCTGTGGGAATGCATCCGCACACTGAAGCATCACCCTTAAGTGTTGCAGAAATGATGCTCTTGTCCTCAAATGCGATCGCATACGATTTAATTTACACTCCACGTCCTACGCAGTTTCTTCAGCAAGCCGAAAAACAAGGCGCAATGACGATAGATGGACTAGAAATGCTCGTTCAACAAGGCGCGGCGGCACTAAACATCTGGTTACAGCAATCAGTCCCTATCGATATTATGCGGCAGGCTTTACAACAGCAATTAATCAAGCGTTAG
- the upp gene encoding uracil phosphoribosyltransferase: MTLQLRVYVPPHPLIKHWLGVARDAATPSVLFKTAMTELGRWLTYEAVRDWLPTQDVTIDTPLATAPATLVNPEVPIAVVPVLRAGLALLEGAQTLLPLASVYHLGLVRDENTLEASCYLNKLPDQFAPETRVLITEPMLATGGSIMMTLAELEKRGVDPSLTRIISVVVAPPALQKIGAAYPGLVIYTATIDEFVNEQGFIVPGLGDAGDRTFGT, from the coding sequence ATGACGCTGCAATTGCGTGTTTATGTTCCACCGCATCCACTGATTAAGCATTGGTTAGGCGTTGCCCGCGATGCTGCGACGCCTTCAGTTTTGTTCAAAACTGCCATGACAGAATTAGGGCGCTGGTTGACTTACGAAGCCGTAAGAGATTGGTTACCAACGCAAGACGTAACCATCGATACGCCGTTAGCAACTGCGCCAGCAACTTTAGTTAATCCTGAAGTCCCGATCGCCGTTGTTCCGGTTTTACGCGCTGGATTAGCTTTACTCGAAGGCGCACAAACGTTGCTACCATTAGCGTCAGTTTACCACTTGGGTTTGGTACGCGACGAAAACACATTAGAAGCAAGTTGCTATCTCAATAAACTCCCTGACCAGTTTGCACCAGAAACACGAGTTTTGATTACTGAGCCAATGTTGGCAACCGGTGGCTCAATTATGATGACCTTAGCCGAATTAGAAAAACGCGGCGTAGACCCAAGTTTGACGCGGATTATTTCGGTTGTTGTTGCTCCTCCAGCATTGCAAAAAATCGGCGCAGCTTATCCAGGATTAGTAATTTATACCGCAACAATTGATGAATTCGTTAACGAACAAGGATTTATTGTTCCTGGATTAGGCGATGCGGGCGATCGCACGTTTGGAACATAA
- a CDS encoding aldo/keto reductase has product MEKRRLGTTDIQITPILMGTWQAGQKQWVGIEDEESIKAIRAAVDAGITTIDTAEVYGNGHSEQVIAQALTDVPRSHIVYATKVFANHLKYDQVLEACARSLQNLKIEYIDLYQIHWPSGSFNTEIVPIEETMRALNQLKQQGKIRAIGVSNFSRTQLEEAAQYGRIDSIQPPYSLFWRWVEKDVMPYCVENNISILAYSPLAQGLLTGKFGRGHQFDPQDNRAKNKLFQGENYERAQQALEKLRPIAERHQASLANLAIAWLIAQPQTQAIVGARTAEQAVGNAKAVEVKLTAEELAEIDAIGRIVTDHLDDNPVMWNW; this is encoded by the coding sequence ATGGAGAAGCGACGCTTAGGCACAACCGATATCCAAATTACTCCCATTTTGATGGGAACATGGCAAGCAGGTCAAAAACAGTGGGTTGGCATTGAAGATGAGGAGAGTATCAAAGCAATCCGCGCCGCAGTTGATGCAGGGATTACGACAATCGACACGGCGGAAGTATACGGTAATGGTCACTCCGAGCAAGTCATCGCGCAAGCCTTAACTGATGTTCCACGCTCGCACATCGTTTACGCCACCAAAGTTTTTGCCAATCACTTGAAATACGATCAAGTTCTCGAAGCTTGCGCTCGCTCGCTGCAAAACCTAAAAATTGAGTATATCGACCTTTACCAAATTCATTGGCCTTCGGGATCCTTCAATACCGAAATTGTGCCAATTGAAGAAACAATGCGTGCTTTAAATCAATTAAAACAACAAGGTAAAATTCGCGCGATCGGAGTTTCTAACTTCTCCCGCACTCAGTTGGAAGAAGCCGCGCAGTATGGACGCATTGATAGCATTCAACCGCCCTACTCGTTGTTTTGGCGTTGGGTTGAGAAAGACGTGATGCCGTACTGTGTTGAGAATAATATCTCGATTCTTGCATACTCTCCGCTAGCGCAAGGGTTATTAACAGGAAAATTTGGTCGCGGACATCAATTCGACCCCCAGGATAACCGCGCGAAAAATAAGCTATTTCAAGGAGAAAACTACGAACGCGCGCAACAAGCTTTAGAAAAACTTCGTCCGATCGCAGAACGCCATCAAGCTTCACTGGCGAATTTAGCGATCGCCTGGTTAATTGCGCAACCCCAAACGCAAGCGATCGTTGGTGCAAGAACCGCTGAACAAGCTGTGGGTAACGCTAAAGCTGTGGAAGTCAAACTCACTGCCGAAGAATTAGCCGAAATTGACGCTATCGGTCGCATTGTTACCGATCACCTCGACGACAATCCAGTGATGTGGAATTGGTAG
- a CDS encoding alpha/beta fold hydrolase, producing MQATSATSSIPGKYWQWRGQSIYYVRAGQSSAHPPLLLVHGFGASTDHWRKNIAGLSRDFEVWAIDLLGFGRSAKPKWQYSGDLWRDQLYDFIQEVIGQPVVLAGNSLGGYTSLCVAAQRPDAAAGLVLLNSAGPFNEDQPTAESEAVQSEIQPPKQSDWIQRFLQESAKWFFQQSLGRFLLFQYIRQPWVIRQTLEKVYLDKSAITDQLVEDIYRPSCDPGAVDVFASVFSTPQGEKVDTLLRQLKCPLLLLWGEADPWMNARERSPKFRKYYPELTEYFLRAGHCPHDEVPNQVNSLLKEWLLTLSAAS from the coding sequence ATGCAGGCGACTTCTGCTACTAGCTCAATTCCTGGCAAATATTGGCAGTGGCGAGGACAGTCAATCTATTATGTACGCGCCGGACAATCCTCAGCGCATCCTCCATTATTATTAGTACACGGATTTGGTGCTTCAACTGACCATTGGCGCAAAAATATTGCTGGGTTATCGCGTGATTTTGAAGTATGGGCAATTGATTTATTAGGTTTCGGGCGTTCAGCTAAGCCAAAGTGGCAATACAGCGGCGATTTATGGCGCGATCAGTTGTATGACTTTATTCAAGAAGTCATTGGTCAGCCAGTAGTATTAGCGGGTAACTCATTAGGCGGGTATACGAGTTTATGCGTTGCTGCCCAGCGACCAGACGCAGCAGCCGGATTAGTCTTACTCAATAGCGCTGGTCCTTTTAACGAAGACCAGCCGACAGCCGAATCCGAAGCTGTACAATCCGAAATTCAGCCACCAAAACAGTCTGATTGGATACAACGATTTCTGCAAGAGTCGGCGAAATGGTTTTTCCAACAATCCTTGGGGCGTTTTTTGTTGTTTCAGTACATCCGTCAACCTTGGGTCATTCGCCAAACCTTAGAAAAGGTTTATCTCGATAAAAGCGCGATTACAGACCAGCTTGTGGAAGACATTTACCGCCCTTCGTGCGATCCTGGTGCAGTTGATGTTTTTGCTTCTGTGTTTAGTACTCCTCAAGGGGAAAAAGTAGACACACTGCTACGACAGTTAAAGTGTCCGTTGCTGCTTTTATGGGGAGAAGCCGATCCTTGGATGAATGCAAGAGAGCGATCGCCTAAGTTTCGCAAGTACTATCCAGAATTAACCGAGTATTTTTTGCGCGCTGGACATTGCCCGCATGATGAAGTACCAAATCAAGTTAACTCGCTGTTAAAAGAGTGGTTACTCACGCTAAGCGCAGCATCATAA
- a CDS encoding SulP family inorganic anion transporter — protein sequence MTRANLLKITNWRGDLTGGLTAAIVALPLALAFAVASGVEPKAGLYTAIVAGIVAAVFGGSPVQITGPTGAMAVILIGIVAKYGIEKVWIAGVMAGIIQVALGVAKLGRLVKFIPYPVTAGFTNGIAIIIFCGQLNNFFGLHLSRSEHFLPGLWATLTHLEAINWAAVGLTLMVITTKLLWTQITTGIPGSLVGLVLATAIAAWLHLDVPTIGSIPQSLPIPQTIPHWNDFQLIQELISPALALAALGSIESLLSAVVADGMTVSEKHNSDRELIGQGLANIIVPFFGGIPATGAIARTAVNVRAGGKTRLSGVIHGVALAIIVLVLAPLAAQVPLAALAGILMVTSVRMIEWEAIGLLMRATYSDFAVMILTWLVTVCFDLVLAVEVGLIAAGALFIKRMSDLSLGKVSEIEAFPPGVPLELSKQIAVYRVDGPLFFGAAERFVTFLRDEPEVKYLILRLRFVPNMDTTGLVALEDIYYDLKRRNCRLLLSGLQPQVKQMLERSGLLDKIGKENCFETTDAAICALSPELGCHQELVSVREN from the coding sequence ATGACACGAGCAAACCTTCTGAAGATTACTAATTGGCGTGGGGACTTGACTGGAGGGCTGACAGCAGCAATTGTGGCGCTTCCTCTAGCATTAGCATTTGCCGTAGCGAGTGGCGTAGAACCGAAAGCCGGACTTTACACAGCAATTGTGGCAGGGATTGTAGCAGCAGTATTTGGTGGTTCTCCTGTACAGATTACAGGTCCTACGGGAGCAATGGCAGTTATCTTGATTGGGATTGTTGCCAAGTACGGAATTGAAAAAGTGTGGATTGCTGGGGTGATGGCAGGAATCATTCAAGTTGCCCTAGGAGTTGCCAAGCTTGGCAGGCTGGTCAAATTTATTCCTTATCCAGTTACTGCCGGTTTTACGAATGGCATTGCCATCATCATTTTTTGCGGACAATTGAATAATTTTTTTGGTTTACATTTATCGCGCAGCGAACACTTTTTGCCAGGATTATGGGCAACACTAACGCATCTAGAAGCTATCAATTGGGCAGCGGTAGGGTTAACGCTGATGGTAATTACTACCAAATTGCTTTGGACGCAGATTACTACTGGCATCCCAGGCTCATTAGTTGGGTTAGTCTTAGCAACAGCGATCGCTGCTTGGTTGCATCTCGATGTCCCCACCATTGGTTCAATTCCGCAATCATTGCCAATACCGCAGACAATTCCTCATTGGAATGACTTTCAGCTTATTCAAGAACTAATTAGTCCAGCATTAGCCCTAGCAGCTTTGGGCAGTATTGAATCGTTACTGTCGGCAGTAGTAGCAGATGGCATGACTGTCAGCGAGAAGCATAATAGCGATCGCGAACTTATAGGTCAAGGTTTAGCAAATATCATCGTGCCTTTTTTCGGTGGTATTCCAGCAACAGGAGCGATCGCCCGTACAGCAGTTAATGTCCGCGCTGGCGGCAAAACTCGGCTTTCTGGTGTCATTCACGGCGTTGCACTGGCAATCATTGTTTTAGTATTAGCTCCCTTAGCAGCACAGGTTCCCTTAGCAGCCTTGGCAGGTATTCTCATGGTTACAAGTGTGCGGATGATTGAGTGGGAAGCGATCGGGTTGTTGATGCGAGCAACATACTCTGACTTTGCTGTCATGATTCTTACGTGGCTAGTGACTGTTTGTTTTGACTTAGTGTTAGCAGTAGAAGTCGGCTTGATTGCCGCAGGAGCATTGTTTATTAAACGAATGAGTGACCTTAGTTTAGGTAAAGTATCTGAAATAGAAGCCTTTCCGCCTGGTGTACCCTTGGAGCTAAGTAAACAAATTGCAGTCTACCGAGTTGATGGTCCCTTATTTTTTGGGGCTGCTGAGCGCTTTGTGACTTTTTTGCGCGACGAACCAGAAGTAAAATACTTGATTTTACGGTTGCGATTTGTGCCTAATATGGACACTACTGGACTTGTTGCATTAGAAGACATTTACTATGACTTAAAACGACGCAACTGTCGTTTGCTACTAAGTGGTTTGCAACCCCAGGTAAAGCAAATGCTAGAACGTAGTGGCTTACTCGACAAAATAGGTAAAGAAAATTGCTTTGAAACTACTGATGCTGCAATTTGTGCGCTGTCTCCTGAACTTGGATGCCATCAAGAGTTAGTCTCTGTTCGTGAGAATTAA
- a CDS encoding diacylglycerol/polyprenol kinase family protein has product MWLSVILLLAVVAKRYTSADSEITRKIVHIGTGNIILFAWWLDIPASIGIGASIVASIVTLLSYKFPLLPGINSVGRQSLGTFFYAVSIGVLVAWFWSIEQPQYAALGILVMTWGDGLAALIGQRFGKHRYKIWGIQKSWEGSLAMAAVSYVVSSLIFLGVQGNIWQTWLISLAVALVATSLEAFSKFGIDNLTVPLGSAVIAFALTQLL; this is encoded by the coding sequence ATGTGGTTGAGTGTTATTTTACTACTTGCGGTAGTTGCCAAGCGTTACACGAGTGCCGACTCAGAAATCACTCGCAAAATTGTGCATATCGGCACAGGTAATATTATTTTATTTGCATGGTGGTTAGATATTCCTGCAAGTATAGGTATTGGCGCTTCGATTGTAGCGAGTATCGTTACCCTACTGTCGTATAAATTCCCTCTTTTACCTGGAATTAACAGCGTCGGACGCCAAAGCCTTGGTACGTTTTTTTATGCGGTGAGTATTGGTGTCTTAGTTGCCTGGTTTTGGTCTATCGAACAACCGCAGTACGCTGCTTTGGGCATTTTGGTGATGACGTGGGGCGATGGATTAGCAGCATTAATTGGTCAAAGATTCGGTAAACATCGCTACAAAATTTGGGGAATTCAAAAAAGCTGGGAAGGTTCTTTAGCAATGGCTGCTGTTAGTTACGTCGTCAGTAGCCTGATTTTTCTTGGCGTACAAGGTAACATCTGGCAAACCTGGTTAATTTCGCTCGCCGTTGCGCTTGTTGCAACGAGTTTGGAAGCTTTTTCGAAGTTTGGTATTGATAATCTGACGGTTCCTCTGGGTAGCGCCGTGATCGCTTTTGCTTTAACTCAGTTGCTGTAA
- a CDS encoding ArsR/SmtB family transcription factor, whose amino-acid sequence MFKPSYFKADLFKVLSNPVRIQILDALRLGEQSVNSIAQWVQADPSSVSQQLAVLRSRNLVTSRKQGNYVFYSVRDPAIFNILDAALEVFNNHLVDVRDALEKLE is encoded by the coding sequence ATGTTTAAGCCCAGTTATTTTAAAGCTGATCTGTTTAAAGTATTATCCAATCCAGTACGAATTCAAATTTTAGATGCTTTAAGACTGGGAGAACAAAGCGTGAATAGCATTGCCCAGTGGGTTCAAGCCGATCCATCTTCAGTATCTCAGCAACTCGCTGTACTGCGCAGTCGCAATTTAGTTACAAGCCGTAAGCAAGGCAATTATGTATTTTACTCTGTACGTGACCCAGCTATTTTTAATATTCTAGATGCTGCACTAGAAGTATTTAACAATCATCTAGTTGATGTACGTGATGCGCTCGAAAAATTAGAGTAA
- the yidD gene encoding membrane protein insertion efficiency factor YidD has translation MKRLILFLIRGYRILISPLFPPSCRFYPTCSQYAMEAVERFGVWRGGILAARRVLRCHPWHPGGYDPVPKN, from the coding sequence ATGAAACGTCTGATTCTTTTCTTAATTCGCGGCTATCGAATTTTAATTTCACCGCTGTTTCCTCCTAGTTGCCGCTTTTATCCTACCTGTTCGCAGTATGCAATGGAAGCTGTCGAGCGTTTTGGAGTATGGCGCGGCGGAATTTTAGCCGCACGACGGGTGCTGCGCTGCCATCCTTGGCATCCAGGTGGCTACGATCCGGTGCCGAAAAATTAA
- a CDS encoding carbonic anhydrase, which produces MQQISGCACSQDHQFPRRYFLRSLLPAIVAPFLLKTLPATAEHQAKALVLSCIDFRFLETERYFLSLQHLSNQYDWTALAGASLALSGFPHTAEAEAFWDQLELSHNLHHITKVIVLDHQDCGAYASKIDPELSNDREREQQVHADYLNRAYWEIRKRYPDLNIELYFVTLNAEVQSVMPTVESSLS; this is translated from the coding sequence ATGCAACAAATTAGCGGCTGTGCCTGTAGTCAAGATCATCAATTTCCTCGTCGTTATTTTTTGCGATCGCTCTTACCTGCAATTGTTGCTCCTTTTTTATTAAAAACTTTACCAGCTACGGCAGAACATCAGGCAAAAGCATTAGTACTCAGTTGTATTGATTTTCGCTTTCTAGAAACAGAGCGATATTTCTTGTCGCTGCAACATCTTAGTAATCAATATGATTGGACAGCTTTAGCTGGTGCTTCTCTAGCATTATCTGGTTTCCCCCATACTGCTGAAGCTGAAGCATTTTGGGATCAACTAGAGTTATCTCACAATTTACATCACATTACAAAAGTGATTGTCTTGGATCATCAAGATTGTGGAGCATATGCTAGTAAAATTGACCCTGAGTTGAGTAATGACCGAGAACGCGAACAACAAGTTCATGCAGATTATTTAAATCGAGCTTACTGGGAGATTCGCAAGCGCTATCCTGATCTCAACATAGAGCTTTATTTTGTAACTCTTAATGCTGAAGTTCAGTCTGTGATGCCTACAGTTGAGTCAAGTCTCAGCTAA
- a CDS encoding serine/threonine-protein kinase, producing the protein MIGKLLGGRYQIVEILGTGGFGQTYVAEDIHRPGHPKCVVKHLKPASSNSSFLENARRLFQSEAQTLEKLGNHDQIPRLLAYFEENEEFYLVQDFIQGHPLSAALQADRRWSEGKVYQMLREVLGILEYVHSQGVIHRDIKPNNLIRRQEDGKLVLVDFGSVKQAWTQVVTAHGYTKTSFALGTPATIGIGTPGYMPTEQGRGRPRPNSDIYALGIIGIQALTGLSPMRFQEDIDTGEILWLDAAADVNPTLATVLSKMVRYHFKDRYQTASEVLQDLERIDLPEIEDTTDLVLEQVPLPSPPHSTIIFTEDSITNTESQRVIIPVTLAGSTDLYAGQISSRLISPIIEPLPPSSQVKSSPSPPQPLSSQPTIATPQTNTVKKTSVKSRVSSHTETSYTAQGQYKIRIGAGITAIILSLVAGYAIYWQPRPSVSRPLEQMKSLKAEGRYEECVDHASSLLAQSSYYTDAQSILHECQIAQAIRFAGERNFYAAIMEANKIPSSATFYQNVQQLIEQWSHSILEIATNEYQSGDLKQAIAIAQRVPNLSPVYIDAQTSIKQWSSEWANNTRHVEAAKTALKAEKWEEAIAEANKVLDTVSWQQQTQPIIQTAESKLAEVKKTTVANQSTSTPPKKTTPVVRTAAIATPKSTTPVPRRTVATSTLKRVTPTTRTPQRQSTPVTPARRVQPRPANRTTRIVRRPAATQPRPATPNKPSYSWTTKTIP; encoded by the coding sequence ATGATAGGTAAATTGCTCGGTGGGCGATACCAAATTGTAGAGATTTTAGGAACTGGGGGCTTCGGTCAAACCTATGTTGCTGAAGACATACACCGACCTGGTCATCCTAAATGTGTAGTTAAACACCTCAAGCCTGCTAGCAGCAACTCGAGTTTTTTAGAAAATGCGCGACGTCTCTTTCAATCTGAAGCTCAAACGTTAGAAAAGCTGGGAAATCACGATCAAATACCTAGATTATTAGCTTATTTTGAAGAAAACGAAGAATTTTATTTAGTCCAAGATTTTATTCAAGGTCATCCCCTGAGTGCTGCACTACAAGCAGATAGACGCTGGAGTGAAGGCAAAGTCTATCAAATGTTGCGCGAAGTCTTAGGAATTTTAGAATACGTCCATAGCCAAGGGGTCATTCATCGCGATATCAAGCCGAATAACTTAATTCGACGTCAAGAGGATGGCAAATTAGTTTTAGTCGATTTTGGTTCGGTAAAGCAAGCGTGGACACAAGTTGTAACAGCGCACGGGTACACAAAAACAAGTTTTGCCTTAGGGACTCCGGCGACTATTGGCATTGGCACTCCAGGATATATGCCAACTGAACAAGGGCGGGGTAGACCGCGTCCGAATAGTGATATCTATGCGTTAGGAATTATTGGTATTCAGGCGCTAACCGGACTAAGCCCGATGCGTTTTCAAGAAGATATAGATACTGGCGAAATTTTGTGGTTAGACGCAGCAGCCGACGTTAATCCAACGCTGGCTACCGTCCTCTCTAAAATGGTGCGCTACCACTTTAAAGATCGTTACCAAACTGCCAGCGAAGTTTTGCAAGACTTAGAACGTATCGATTTACCAGAAATAGAAGACACAACCGACTTGGTACTCGAACAAGTGCCGTTACCCAGTCCACCACACAGCACAATCATATTTACCGAAGATAGCATAACAAACACAGAATCTCAGCGCGTCATCATTCCAGTTACGTTAGCAGGTTCTACCGATCTTTATGCTGGTCAAATTAGTTCGCGGTTAATTTCCCCCATTATCGAGCCGCTACCTCCATCATCCCAAGTTAAGTCTTCACCCTCACCGCCACAGCCCTTATCTAGCCAGCCTACTATTGCTACACCCCAAACAAATACAGTAAAAAAGACTTCTGTAAAGTCACGTGTGAGCAGTCACACAGAGACGAGTTATACGGCTCAAGGTCAATACAAAATCAGAATTGGTGCAGGCATTACCGCAATTATTCTTAGCTTAGTTGCAGGTTATGCAATTTACTGGCAACCGCGACCGAGTGTTTCTAGACCTTTAGAGCAAATGAAATCACTCAAAGCGGAAGGAAGATACGAAGAGTGTGTAGACCACGCTTCTAGTTTGTTAGCACAATCGAGCTATTATACCGATGCGCAGTCGATTTTACACGAATGTCAAATTGCTCAAGCGATTCGATTTGCGGGAGAACGTAACTTCTATGCAGCGATTATGGAAGCCAACAAAATTCCATCATCTGCGACTTTTTATCAAAATGTACAGCAGTTAATTGAACAGTGGTCGCATAGCATACTCGAAATTGCCACAAACGAGTATCAATCAGGCGACCTCAAACAAGCGATCGCAATCGCGCAGCGCGTTCCTAACTTAAGTCCAGTTTACATAGACGCCCAAACATCAATCAAACAATGGAGTAGCGAATGGGCAAATAACACGCGACACGTTGAAGCCGCAAAAACAGCTTTAAAAGCTGAAAAATGGGAAGAGGCGATCGCCGAAGCCAATAAAGTTTTAGATACCGTTTCCTGGCAACAACAAACACAGCCAATTATTCAAACCGCAGAATCAAAGCTAGCAGAAGTTAAGAAAACCACTGTTGCAAATCAATCTACAAGCACTCCACCCAAGAAAACAACTCCTGTTGTCCGCACTGCGGCAATTGCAACGCCTAAATCTACGACACCAGTCCCAAGACGCACCGTCGCAACTTCGACACTAAAACGAGTGACTCCCACAACGCGGACTCCTCAACGCCAAAGTACCCCAGTAACGCCAGCTAGACGCGTGCAACCACGCCCTGCGAATCGGACAACCAGAATCGTTCGCCGCCCCGCAGCGACTCAACCACGCCCTGCGACTCCTAACAAACCATCGTATAGTTGGACAACAAAAACCATACCGTAA